The Neovison vison isolate M4711 chromosome 5, ASM_NN_V1, whole genome shotgun sequence genome includes a region encoding these proteins:
- the LOC122906214 gene encoding NADH dehydrogenase [ubiquinone] iron-sulfur protein 5-like yields MPLFDAQGRLGLNLDRWVTIQSAQNHEIPGGCYTSEKEWRGCAPGIRGPRAEKEFETEFDDFVECLLRQKTMECLSDVRRQQDKLIKEEKYASPPPHVGSQTRSRAAADGWRLIFLFSLLPRKVQLLKTSL; encoded by the coding sequence ATGCCTCTCTTTGATGCGCAGGGAAGGCTGGGCCTTAACTTAGATCGCTGGGTGACAATCCAGAGTGCTCAGAATCACGAGATTCCAGGTGGATGTTATACTTCTGAGAAAGAATGGAGAGGATGTGCGCCTGGAATCCGTGGTCCCCGTGCAGAGAAAGAGTTCGAAACAGAATTTGACGATTTTGTAGAATGTCTGCTTCGGCAGAAAACAATGGAATGTCTAAGTGACGTCAGGAGGCAACAGGATAAactaataaaggaagaaaagtatgCGTCTCCACCTCCCCACGTGGGCTCCCAGACCCGGAGCAGAGCTGCTGCTGACGGCTGGAGGCTgattttcttgttctctcttctccccaggaAAGTTCAGTTACTAAAAACCTCTTTGTGA